The following nucleotide sequence is from Aneurinibacillus soli.
AATAACCATGCCCTTATCACGGCGTGTTCGGATGAGGCGACCAAAGCCCTGTTTCAGCCGAAGAATGGAGAACGGCAGCATATACTCGTGGAAGCTGTTCTTGTTCATTGTCTCAAGTCGCTTCGTCCGTGCCTGTGTAAGTGGGTCGCTTGGCACGGGGAATGGCAGCTTGGCGATGACGACACAGACGAGATCATCGCCTGGCACATCGACGCCTTCCCAGAACGACTCACAGCCGAATAGTACATGATTTTTGCCGGAGCGGAACTGTGCAAGCATCGCATCTCGTGATAACTCAGGGCGGTGGAGAATTCCTGTAAGATTATATTTCGCGAGCCATGGCTTCATCCCTTCGTACACCCGATTCATCTGGCTGTACGAAGTAAACAAAAGAAACGTTCGCCCTCTAGTAGCTGAGACGATCTCTTTCATCGCAGCTGCAAGAAACGGCTCGAATTCCGCGTCTGTCGGGGCCGGAACGTTCTCAGGTACAAGTAGCATGGCCTGCTTCTCATAGTTGAACGGACTTGGTGTTTCCATTGATTTATAGTCATCTATGCCCATGCGGTTTGCGACAAATGAAAAATCACCTTGCGTTGTCAGCGTAGCGGATGTCATGATCACGGTTTTTTCGTTGAACAGTTCCTGTCGCAAAATCCCGCTTACATCAATCGGAGCAGAATACAGATGTAGGGTCACCGCCCAGGCGAAATCATCACGTACGAGAAGATCCGGCGCATCTTTCGGTTCTTCATACGAGACCCAGGTCGCCCATTCTGTCGGGAAGGCATTGGCCAGGATGTGCCATACCATCTGCTCCATCTGTTCGATCTGCGTAATATAGCGGCGTAAGCCAATGATCGCTTCACTTTCTCCTTCCGCGAGTTCGAGTTCCTTGCGTTTATCGATAAAGGCATGCTTCCATTCCTTAAATAACGGTTTCAGTTCATCCGGGTCTGAAATCCGGCGCTTGAGCAAATATTCGTTCTGTGGACGTTCTGCGAGCGCACGGGCAAGTGGCGCAAAAATCTCGGTCAGCCGTACGATTATCCGGGCGCGCAGTGCTTCCATCTGCTGGTGCAATTCCGGTGCATCGAGTTCACGTGCCCACGGTGTGCGTCGACGCAAGAAGCGATAGAACAGCTGGTTAATTTCCTCAAGGCTAATATGGTAGGTGAACTGGTTCGTCACCTGATCTTCTACCCGGTGTGCTTCATCCATAATGACCGCATCGTAGTTTGGCAGGATGCTTGCCCCTTGCCGTCTGAGCAGCAGATCCGTAAAAAACAGCGCATGGTTGACGACAATAACCTGTGCATCCTGGAGCTTTTTGCGCGCGTTCTGAATGAAGCATTCTTTGAAGAACGGACTGTTCTTGCCCATGCAGTCTTCTCCGTCACCCTGAATGACTGCAAATAGCGAGGATGGAAGCGGGAATGGCACATCGTCCCGATCGCCTTTCGTAAGGCCTGGTAGCGCATCGGCAAGCTTGCGTAGCACAGGACCGTCTGTCATCTCGGCAGAGAGCGAAGCCTGCAGTGTTTCTTGGAGCCGTCGCTTGCATATGTAGTTGCCGCGTCCTTTGGCCAGCTCGAAGCGGAAATCGTCTGTGAGCTCCCGGTCGAGTGTGGCCAGTACTTTTTTGACCATCGGGAGTTCTTTCTCTAGTAATTGCTGTTGGAGTGTGATTGTATTCGTGGAAATAATCACGCGCTTCTCTCGCTTTAGCGCCCACCAGGCAGCTGGCAGCGCATAGCCGAACGATTTGCCGGTTCCGGTTCCCGCTTCGATCAGACCGTGTGTATCGTGAAGCAGGCAGTCGAGCACCGTGTTCGCCATATCGAACTGCGCACGTCGCGGCTGGTAGTGAGGAAGATGTCGGGATAGAATACCATCCCGCTTGAAGATTCGATGTAATGTTTTAGAGTATCTAGCCATGAAAGAATATCCTTGCGTTTTCTTTTAAGGGTATCATATTTGAAGGAGAGCAGGAAATGCTATGTTCCTGATGAACTTATGCTAAGATGAGGAAAAGGAGGAATGTTCCATGAAAAACAAAGTGATTTTGCTTACAGCGGATACATTCGGTAAAGGGGAGACCGAATTAGGGGAGATGGTGTTGGAGACATTTGTTACGCTTTTGAAGCAGCGGGATGAAAAACCGGCTGCTATCTTCTGTATGAATCGGGGCGTGTTAACGCTAACGGCGCGTTCGCTCGTATCGGTACATATGAAGGAATTAGAAGCAGCAGGCGTTCGGGTGTTGGCCTGCAAAACATGTGTCGATTATTACGGCGTGGCAGACGAACTTTTGGCTGGAGAAATTTCTGGGATGCCGGTTTTTCTCGAGCTGGCCGATGAGTATGAAGTAATTACCATTTCATAGAGGGTGGGGGGAGAGATAGATGCCACATTATGGATATGCGCGTAAAAAAATAGAACAATACATAACCGCTCAAGTGGTGGAGAGTGCAGCTGGAATAAGGGGTGTAGGTGATGACCGTGCGGCCAATGTGTTTGCGGCTACACGAGAGGAATTGTCAGTATCCTCCTGGTGCGAGCGGCTTGCCTGTCTGTCAGACGGCAGTGAGCCCCTGATGTCACCAGATCGGCGTGCCCTTGTTTTTCTCGCAGAGTTGGAAGAGATGTTTGGCGAATGGGATTTAAGTCAGATCGAGACAGATGTATACCGGGAATGGCGCAGCGCAGAAGATGAGGGGCGTCATTATGAAGAGCGCATTTTTGCGGCGTCTAATTCTACGTTTCCGATTCTGTTGCGGACGTTTTTGGAGCTTGCGGACCGGGTGCTACATGAGAATGGTCATTGGGAGTATACACTTGCCGAGACAACGCAGCTGCTTCATTATATGTGTCCGGGGCTGTTTCCGGTCTGGACTCCGTCGATTGGTCGCCTGCTGTACGGAACAGAACAGCCGGGCTATCATAAATATCACGGGTATGTATTTGTGCTACGTGATTTTTTTCACGATTCTTTGGTCGGACAGCGTTTGGTACAGCGTGCGCATGAACAGGGACTAACCCCGGTGCAGCTGGCGTATTCTCTGCTTGCACAGCAGGTCAGTAGGGGATAGGCAGTAAGAAATCGACAAGAACTTAGATTGTCGTAGGAAAAAGGTTATACTGAAATGAGAGTATGACTTATGGAAAGAAAGGATGAGACAGCACGATGGCTCATGCATTACAACAGCAAATTATCGATGAATTATGTGTCTGTCCGGAGGTGAATCCGGCGGAAGAGATTCGGAAGCGAATTGATTTTCTAAAGCAGTATGTCGTAAAAGGCGGCATGAAAGGATATGTGTTGGGGATTTCTGGTGGACAAGATTCCTCACTGGCAGGTCGTCTGGCACAGCTTGCGATGGAAGAGCTGCGCACAGAGACGGGAGACGAGACGTATACGTTCATGGCGGTGCGCCTGCCGTACGGTGTGCAGCAGGATGAAGAGGACGCACAGCGGGCGCTTGATTTTATTCAGCCGGACCGTTCGGTGTCTGTTAATATTAAGGAGGCGGTTGATGCGTCTGTACGGGCGTTTGTGGATGCGACAGGCGAACAACTGTCTGACTTCCTCAAAGGGAATGTGAAGGCGCGTGAACGGATGAAAGTGCAGTATGATCTGGGAGCGCATTATAAGTTGCTTGTGATCGGAACGGATCATGCGGCGGAAGCACTGACAGGTTTCTTTACGAAGCATGGGGATGGTGCGTGTGATGTTGTGCCGCTGACCGGGCTGAATAAGCGCCAGGGACGCCAGTTGTTGCAAGAGCTCGGTGCGGACGAGCGTATCTATCTGAAGGTTCCAACAGCAGATCTGGAAGATAACAAGCCGCTTGTCCCGGATGAAGCAGCGCTTGGCTTCTCATATGAGAATATTGATGACTATCTCGAAGGCAGAGAAGTGCCAGCAGAGATTGCGGAGAAAATCGAGCGGAGGTTCCTGATTACGCGTCACAAGCGTACGCTTCCGGTATCGCCATTTGATAACTGGTGGAAGTAGGAGAGAAAGAAGGAAAGCAGCTTTTTAGCGAAAGCTGCTTTCCTTTTTTTTGACTCATTGATTTGAAGTTACAGTTGAAAGTCAGCAGGATTAATGTTGACAGTCCGGCAGATCTCTCTAACCATGTTTTTCTCTGTTTCGTTGAAGTTGACGAGACCTATTTCTTGTACTCTCAAAAAGGGCAACATGGCATTCTTGCATGGCTCTTATTTGTTGATAGCCGCAGTAACGAAAGTACAAAATACAACATCAAAGAATTTCTACTAACATCGTTTGTTTTTGAAATTACGAATACTTACAATAGTTTACGCCTGTCAAAATTCAACGTTTAAGGTTAAATAATGGGATGGAAAAAATCAATTATGTAAATTCACTACATAATATGTAAATTTATGATAAATTCATTAAAAAAGGGGGAGCTGAATTGAGGGAAATATTCGCAATAATTTTATTAGGTGTTTTTTTAGTAACAGCTGGATGTACTTCATTTAATAAAACGAGTGGAAAAGAGATAAAAAGCGAAGCTGAGGTTAATCAAAAGAAAACTGAAAAAAATAGTCCAGTAAATACTTCTATTGGTAGAGAACATGACTTTACCTATCTTGAACAATTACCAAACGATAAAGTAGAAAAGTACAACCAATTTCTAAAAGATGGCGATGTTACTCACTTAACAGATTTCACACCAGAACAGATTGTCTTAATATATATGAACTTAGTATTGAGACAGGATGTTGATAAAATATATCTACTGACTTATGATAATGGGCAACTTCCATCTCTTGCTACATTTGAAAACAAATACGATCAGTATTTGTCGCAGCATTTGACTGACAACTATTTGAAATATAGATTTTATGATTCAATTTCAGTAGATGAGAAAACAAGGAAAAAGGAAGACGTTGCGGTTCAAATCAAAATTATTTATGGAAGTATAACAGAAGTCATGATTTACGGACTAAAGAAAGAGAAAAATGTTTGGGAAATGGACTTATATCATTTGGTAGGGAAATAATAGACAATTAATTTTATGTGACTTACACAACTAACAGGGGCATTGGTTTAAGAAGATTGGGAGAACCTTTGTAAATAGAGGTTCTCCTATATTTCATCAAAATATCAACATTAACATTTAACACAGCCTTTTTAAAGATAGCTGTTTTAGTTTTCTTTGAAATCAATAGATACAGCCAGGATCGCAGGAAAGGCATTAGGGAAGATTTTGCGCTACTTCTTTTTTAACTACTTCTTGCATCTGAATGGCCAATTACTACTGTTGCAGCGAGAAGAGCTGTGACTACGAGCATTGAGGAAACTTTCTTAAATATGATAATTCCTCCCTGATTATGCAGTTTTATAGGACTGCGAAAAATAATAGACAATTTTCGACAAAATGATACTTTTTATCCTGCTGACTTTCTGCACATATGTATTATTTGCACTTTATTCCATTTGTTTTGTGATATATGATAAAAATAACAAAACAAGGAAATGGGGGATAGCGGATGAAAGCTACTGGTGTTGTACGTAAGGTGGACGAGCTGGGGCGTGTGGTGCTCCCAATTGAATTGCGACGAACAATGGGGATTGTAGAAAAAGACGGTTTGGAGATTTTTGTCGAAGGGGAGAAGGTAATTTTACGAAAATACCAACCAGCATGCGTATTCTGTGATTCTGTAGAAGGCGTGACATCCTTCAAAGGTAAATTAGTGTGCAAGAGCTGCCAAGATGAATTGGCTAAAGTAAAAGCGTAGAATATAATAAAAAAGCCTGACATCATCATCCCTTATGGATAGTGTATCAGGCTTTTATTTTTGTATAATACAAATTATCGGATGCGCCCCCCTCCTATATTTGCTAAAATAAGTAAAAAGGAGAGGGTCAGATGAAAAAGGTTATTATATGGTTTATAAGTACGATTTTTGTACTTTTTATAATTTCTATTGTATTGGGAGCCTCTATAGTATGGAAATGAAATAATAATTCGAAATTACCAACTGACATTATCAAAACCTATATAAAGAAAACCTGATATATTCCCTTATAGGGTAGTATGTCAGGCTTGTTTATTTGGTATAGACTTCCTTTCAGATTTCCTAACTATTTTTTGGTTTGGGAATTATCCTCAACCTATTGCTGTTACTCGGTTAGATACGTTTTGGTTTTATGAAGATGTATACAGGCTTTTGCAAGTTGAATATCACAAATCACAACCTTTGCATGGGAGCTACTTCCTTTGAATTGGCACAGTGTAATTTTGTGTCGGTTGTACAGGCTGATATATAAATTCCAAATTTTATAATCGTATTGATCGCGAAAACTGCAGGAGCAGGAAAGCAAACACTTTATCGCTGGTGGCCAAACAAAGCATCCATTGTACTGGAGGCTGTGAGAGAACGGTGTCAATTAGAAATTCCAGTTCCTGAACTCGGTTCTGTTAAGCAGGATTTATTGGAGTACATCGGAAATACTTGCAGGCTGCTCAACGGATCAACAGGGAAAATTATTGCGGCCCTTATAGCTGAGGCTCAATTTGATGATGAGTTCTCTTTACTGCTTGATAAAGAATTCATCTCTACACGCAGAGAGGCACTCATCTCTATACTTAAAAGAGGAATAGAGCAGGGGGAAATAAATGACTGTAAAAATCTGAATGTTCTATCTGATTTTTGTTATGGTGCTATTTGGTATAGACTTTTAAACCGTCATGCACCATTAGATGATGAGTTTGTTCAGCATATCGTAGAAATCTTGGTTTCATAATAAATGAAGGAGAGATGTGTGAAATGATCGTATTATCGTTTTATTACAAACAGGGTATTGCATTTAACGAAGATTATTATTACAAGCATCATATTCCTTTGGTTAAAAGTGAAGTTTTCAAAATGGGTGTATGTAAGTATGAGGTAAAAAAGTTTGTAACATCTGCAGATGGATCAGTCCCACCCTATCAGTTTTCATTCAGCTTACACTTCCATTCTCAGAAGCAATTGGACGAATTCTTTTCTAATCCGAAACTTAAAGATTTACAAAACGACGTTGCAAACTATTATGATGGTAATCCAGACGTCTTTGTTGAGGAAGTAACTATCCAAGAAGATAAACCTGTGTAAAACTATGCTAAAGATGGGGATGGGATTGTTATGTTTATAGTTCATGTCTCGATTAAGGTTAAAGAGGAACACATTGCTACTTTTAAGGAGGCTACAATTGAGAATGCAGAAAGAAGTCTAAATGAGACAGGGATAGCCAGGTTTGACGTTATACAGCAGCAGGATGACCTAACTGAATTTTTGTTAGTAGAGGTATATTATACACCTGAAGATCAGTTGAAACACAGAGAAACGGAACACTTCAAAAAATGGCGGGCTACTATAACTGATTTGATCGCTGAGCCTTACCAATTTGTAAAGTATGACAACGTTTTTCCTGATGAGTTAGGTTGGGGTG
It contains:
- a CDS encoding AbrB/MazE/SpoVT family DNA-binding domain-containing protein, whose protein sequence is MKATGVVRKVDELGRVVLPIELRRTMGIVEKDGLEIFVEGEKVILRKYQPACVFCDSVEGVTSFKGKLVCKSCQDELAKVKA
- a CDS encoding EthD family reductase — translated: MIVLSFYYKQGIAFNEDYYYKHHIPLVKSEVFKMGVCKYEVKKFVTSADGSVPPYQFSFSLHFHSQKQLDEFFSNPKLKDLQNDVANYYDGNPDVFVEEVTIQEDKPV
- the nadE gene encoding ammonia-dependent NAD(+) synthetase → MAHALQQQIIDELCVCPEVNPAEEIRKRIDFLKQYVVKGGMKGYVLGISGGQDSSLAGRLAQLAMEELRTETGDETYTFMAVRLPYGVQQDEEDAQRALDFIQPDRSVSVNIKEAVDASVRAFVDATGEQLSDFLKGNVKARERMKVQYDLGAHYKLLVIGTDHAAEALTGFFTKHGDGACDVVPLTGLNKRQGRQLLQELGADERIYLKVPTADLEDNKPLVPDEAALGFSYENIDDYLEGREVPAEIAEKIERRFLITRHKRTLPVSPFDNWWK
- a CDS encoding putative quinol monooxygenase, with product MFIVHVSIKVKEEHIATFKEATIENAERSLNETGIARFDVIQQQDDLTEFLLVEVYYTPEDQLKHRETEHFKKWRATITDLIAEPYQFVKYDNVFPDELGWGVRA
- a CDS encoding ATP-dependent DNA helicase, coding for MARYSKTLHRIFKRDGILSRHLPHYQPRRAQFDMANTVLDCLLHDTHGLIEAGTGTGKSFGYALPAAWWALKREKRVIISTNTITLQQQLLEKELPMVKKVLATLDRELTDDFRFELAKGRGNYICKRRLQETLQASLSAEMTDGPVLRKLADALPGLTKGDRDDVPFPLPSSLFAVIQGDGEDCMGKNSPFFKECFIQNARKKLQDAQVIVVNHALFFTDLLLRRQGASILPNYDAVIMDEAHRVEDQVTNQFTYHISLEEINQLFYRFLRRRTPWARELDAPELHQQMEALRARIIVRLTEIFAPLARALAERPQNEYLLKRRISDPDELKPLFKEWKHAFIDKRKELELAEGESEAIIGLRRYITQIEQMEQMVWHILANAFPTEWATWVSYEEPKDAPDLLVRDDFAWAVTLHLYSAPIDVSGILRQELFNEKTVIMTSATLTTQGDFSFVANRMGIDDYKSMETPSPFNYEKQAMLLVPENVPAPTDAEFEPFLAAAMKEIVSATRGRTFLLFTSYSQMNRVYEGMKPWLAKYNLTGILHRPELSRDAMLAQFRSGKNHVLFGCESFWEGVDVPGDDLVCVVIAKLPFPVPSDPLTQARTKRLETMNKNSFHEYMLPFSILRLKQGFGRLIRTRRDKGMVIILDTRLLTKPYGARVLDSLPPAKLTRSMDDLHAFFAR
- a CDS encoding TetR-like C-terminal domain-containing protein, with product MIAKTAGAGKQTLYRWWPNKASIVLEAVRERCQLEIPVPELGSVKQDLLEYIGNTCRLLNGSTGKIIAALIAEAQFDDEFSLLLDKEFISTRREALISILKRGIEQGEINDCKNLNVLSDFCYGAIWYRLLNRHAPLDDEFVQHIVEILVS
- a CDS encoding DsrE family protein; its protein translation is MKNKVILLTADTFGKGETELGEMVLETFVTLLKQRDEKPAAIFCMNRGVLTLTARSLVSVHMKELEAAGVRVLACKTCVDYYGVADELLAGEISGMPVFLELADEYEVITIS